A DNA window from Armatimonadota bacterium contains the following coding sequences:
- a CDS encoding thioredoxin family protein, with amino-acid sequence MRKIALFISSVAAVMACAAFMAAPGAAELVNGHSAALAKADGLSTKIITVSSAAGRLQTMVDFAKPNLLRIDSPTQLVISDGTSVYTLLKSQNVYYKSPVNAESMAKVLGSDAMMPLRSFFNANALSGLSGLKVGTPINKKGVMLTPVTGNYGSGMKATIAIASTDGVARQIEIGKATGTGETMIADFTELVLARPAASKFTFTPPAGAKEISEADLMSTKWFENYDEAMAEAKRTNRPILLDFYTDWCHYCHMLDEEVYTTEIFKNKARSFVLLKINPEKDPGKTYGFEVEGFPTILFLNTSGQKIHEVVGYMPADRFVGEMDKALGK; translated from the coding sequence ATGAGAAAAATTGCCCTATTTATTTCAAGCGTCGCTGCTGTGATGGCTTGCGCCGCATTTATGGCTGCCCCTGGAGCTGCAGAGCTGGTCAATGGCCACTCCGCTGCCCTCGCCAAAGCAGATGGTCTGAGCACCAAGATCATTACCGTTTCTTCTGCGGCTGGTCGACTACAAACCATGGTCGATTTTGCTAAGCCAAATTTGCTTCGGATCGACTCTCCAACTCAATTGGTGATCTCTGATGGAACATCGGTTTACACCTTGTTGAAGTCGCAAAATGTTTACTACAAGAGCCCTGTGAATGCTGAATCGATGGCAAAGGTTCTTGGTTCGGATGCGATGATGCCGTTGCGCTCGTTCTTCAATGCGAATGCACTGAGCGGACTTTCTGGCTTGAAGGTTGGAACTCCGATCAACAAGAAGGGTGTGATGTTGACTCCTGTTACCGGCAACTACGGTAGCGGGATGAAGGCGACTATCGCTATCGCATCGACCGACGGTGTTGCACGACAAATCGAAATTGGCAAGGCAACTGGAACCGGCGAGACCATGATCGCAGACTTTACCGAGCTCGTGTTGGCTCGACCTGCGGCAAGCAAGTTCACCTTTACTCCTCCGGCGGGCGCGAAGGAAATCAGCGAAGCTGATTTGATGTCGACCAAGTGGTTCGAGAACTATGACGAAGCGATGGCAGAAGCTAAGCGAACCAATCGACCGATTCTGCTCGACTTCTACACTGACTGGTGCCACTACTGCCACATGTTGGACGAAGAGGTCTACACCACCGAGATCTTCAAGAACAAGGCTCGAAGCTTCGTTCTTCTCAAGATCAATCCAGAAAAGGATCCAGGCAAGACCTACGGCTTTGAAGTCGAAGGCTTCCCAACCATTCTGTTCTTGAACACCTCTGGTCAGAAGATTCACGAAGTGGTGGGCTACATGCCAGCTGATCGCTTTGTGGGCGAAATGGACAAAGCTCTCGGTAAGTAA
- a CDS encoding glycosyltransferase family 39 protein — MKWQLGLILFVFAFFGIWTANVTPYRTAGILRFQRDAAGNHAQIPDIGAPDERQHANYIAYLLKERKFPVLVPGSADLGEMYQAHQPPLYYILASTLGDPTTPDGAKTRYINVLIGLATLVALFRIGKICTSSESVGFAVAAMGLLPGFLVLHAAVSNDPLVICLSAWSVVFLLLGVVNGWTFRIAVAAGVCAGLAMLTKSSAVALAPTTLAAIIVSIRNQNKPDIKALAGLIAVPILIALPWLMRNQSLYGDPLALKAFTEAFTGSPKAEMFIQAFGAPTYWTDYVAWWTYRSFIAAYGYMDIFLDSNTYRIFGAVIVVFLLGHILKSRTSPDDRAAQGAPAVLWTLFTIVVLQFLMFNRTYFQGQARYLMPAAPAIFFAFGLGLVYLFKSKKELAFLIPLALFGGLHFWLLSSYLPQQFAMRILP, encoded by the coding sequence ATGAAGTGGCAATTGGGCCTAATCCTGTTCGTCTTCGCGTTTTTCGGCATCTGGACGGCAAACGTGACTCCCTACCGGACAGCAGGAATTCTAAGATTCCAGCGAGATGCTGCAGGCAACCATGCCCAGATTCCCGACATAGGCGCACCAGATGAACGTCAGCACGCCAACTACATCGCCTATCTTTTGAAGGAGCGCAAGTTCCCAGTGCTCGTGCCAGGCTCGGCCGACCTCGGCGAGATGTACCAGGCACATCAGCCGCCTCTCTATTACATACTCGCATCCACCCTGGGCGATCCGACCACACCAGATGGCGCAAAGACGCGCTATATCAACGTTCTAATCGGACTGGCTACACTCGTCGCTCTATTTCGCATTGGCAAGATTTGTACTTCAAGTGAATCCGTTGGATTCGCTGTCGCCGCGATGGGGTTACTGCCCGGTTTCCTCGTTCTCCACGCGGCGGTATCCAATGATCCACTCGTGATCTGCCTCAGTGCTTGGAGCGTAGTTTTCTTGCTGCTCGGAGTTGTGAATGGCTGGACTTTCAGGATCGCCGTTGCGGCAGGAGTGTGCGCGGGCTTAGCAATGCTCACAAAGTCCTCCGCGGTCGCACTTGCTCCCACGACCCTCGCCGCGATCATCGTCTCGATCCGGAATCAAAACAAGCCAGACATCAAGGCTCTTGCGGGCCTCATCGCTGTTCCGATCTTGATCGCACTTCCTTGGCTCATGCGCAATCAATCGCTTTATGGTGATCCGCTCGCACTCAAGGCATTCACGGAAGCCTTCACGGGAAGTCCGAAGGCAGAAATGTTCATCCAGGCTTTTGGCGCGCCAACCTATTGGACCGATTACGTGGCGTGGTGGACCTATCGCAGCTTCATCGCAGCATATGGCTACATGGACATCTTCTTGGATTCAAACACCTACCGCATCTTCGGAGCAGTCATCGTGGTGTTCCTGCTTGGCCACATCCTGAAATCACGGACAAGCCCAGACGACCGAGCGGCGCAAGGCGCGCCAGCCGTACTTTGGACACTTTTCACCATCGTAGTCCTTCAATTTTTGATGTTCAACAGGACCTATTTCCAGGGCCAAGCACGGTACTTAATGCCGGCTGCACCCGCGATTTTCTTCGCGTTCGGACTGGGGCTGGTGTATTTGTTCAAGTCCAAAAAGGAGCTTGCATTCTTGATCCCATTGGCACTCTTCGGCGGGCTCCATTTCTGGCTGCTGTCCAGCTACCTCCCCCAACAGTTTGCGATGCGCATTTTGCCTTGA
- a CDS encoding RNA polymerase sigma factor, whose product MSSVYENVHGSEFDDDLRLIDRFVAGDEDAFTVLYQRYYDRVFSIALGVLLRHDEASDAAQEIFTLVYRKLDKFDRRSRFSTWLYRIAVNRSIQHQRTMKYQKLTVQLDEAAERVESEPAAAMDPAVEQAMNSLPPDDRAMITLYYWDDLSLQEIAESMDCSPNAAKTRLFRARERFKKLYEEANR is encoded by the coding sequence ATGTCCTCGGTCTACGAGAATGTCCACGGTAGCGAGTTTGACGATGATTTGCGTCTGATTGATCGCTTTGTGGCAGGCGATGAAGACGCGTTCACGGTGCTGTATCAGCGCTACTATGATCGCGTGTTCTCCATTGCGCTCGGCGTCCTGTTGCGCCACGATGAGGCATCCGACGCCGCGCAAGAGATTTTCACATTGGTCTATCGAAAGCTCGACAAGTTCGACCGCCGAAGCCGGTTCAGCACTTGGCTCTATCGAATCGCCGTCAACCGCAGCATCCAGCACCAACGCACGATGAAGTACCAAAAACTCACCGTGCAGTTGGATGAGGCGGCCGAGCGCGTCGAGTCAGAACCCGCAGCTGCCATGGACCCGGCGGTTGAGCAGGCGATGAATTCCCTCCCCCCCGATGACCGCGCGATGATCACGCTCTATTATTGGGATGATCTCAGCCTTCAGGAAATCGCCGAGAGCATGGATTGCAGCCCAAATGCCGCCAAAACGAGGCTTTTCCGCGCGAGAGAGCGTTTCAAAAAACTGTACGAGGAGGCAAACCGTTAA
- a CDS encoding TlpA family protein disulfide reductase: MGILLNSAGAGVLLASLLAAGMSASDAMNAFNKEVQSLQAAKNLTEATYYGAADKFAAQIDYSTLSLDEAMSFVNSPMAESKAGFEGLGAQVKRFAVTKDAAGFSSATLKFRYNILEPREGKAPSAKDAKNSLGDVLKHGYASTAIKDMTGYPFVVGMYYAADRGGIVDDKSMIKFGELIKDGVAPQSGAMLSEIWMSWQKENAGNPKFDEIWKSFHDSIVTTLASAEKGGTDARTLSVLKRSKQKMESPSGMGKLLNHPAPNIDFMWSTLPGVSSLSDLKGKVVVLDFWATWCGPCIASMPHIRELQEHYKGKNLVILGVTSIQGSFTENGKREDTKGKPDTEIGMYPAYIQRQNITWNVAVSKQDVFNPDYGVDGIPHMAIVDSKGVLRFSGLHPSGVTLEQKIKMIDPLLAEIK, encoded by the coding sequence ATGGGAATCCTTCTCAATTCTGCTGGGGCGGGTGTGTTGCTCGCGTCCCTCCTTGCGGCTGGCATGTCTGCCTCCGACGCGATGAATGCGTTCAACAAGGAAGTTCAATCGCTGCAAGCTGCAAAGAACCTCACCGAAGCGACTTACTATGGTGCGGCCGATAAGTTTGCGGCTCAGATCGACTATTCGACGCTCTCGCTCGACGAAGCCATGTCCTTTGTGAACTCGCCGATGGCGGAGTCAAAGGCAGGATTTGAAGGTCTCGGCGCGCAGGTCAAGCGATTCGCGGTGACCAAGGATGCGGCTGGCTTTAGCTCGGCTACATTGAAGTTCCGATACAACATTCTGGAACCGCGCGAAGGCAAGGCTCCAAGCGCGAAGGATGCCAAGAACTCTCTGGGCGATGTGCTCAAGCATGGCTATGCTTCGACAGCAATCAAGGATATGACGGGCTATCCGTTCGTCGTCGGCATGTACTATGCGGCAGATCGAGGCGGAATCGTTGATGACAAGTCCATGATCAAGTTCGGCGAACTCATCAAGGATGGGGTTGCTCCACAGTCTGGCGCCATGCTTTCTGAAATCTGGATGAGCTGGCAGAAAGAAAACGCAGGCAATCCGAAGTTCGACGAAATCTGGAAGAGCTTCCATGATTCGATCGTCACCACTTTGGCAAGCGCTGAGAAGGGCGGCACTGATGCCCGGACTCTTTCTGTCCTTAAGCGATCCAAGCAGAAGATGGAATCTCCATCGGGCATGGGCAAGTTGCTGAACCACCCGGCTCCGAACATTGACTTCATGTGGTCGACTCTCCCAGGCGTTTCTTCGCTGAGCGACCTCAAGGGCAAGGTTGTTGTTCTCGACTTCTGGGCTACTTGGTGCGGTCCATGCATCGCATCCATGCCACACATTAGAGAGCTGCAAGAGCACTACAAGGGCAAGAATTTGGTGATCTTGGGTGTGACTAGCATTCAAGGCAGCTTCACCGAAAACGGAAAGCGAGAAGACACCAAGGGTAAGCCAGATACCGAAATCGGTATGTACCCTGCGTATATTCAGCGGCAAAATATCACCTGGAACGTTGCCGTTTCCAAGCAAGACGTGTTTAACCCAGACTACGGCGTGGACGGAATTCCGCACATGGCGATCGTAGACAGCAAGGGCGTTCTGCGATTCTCTGGTCTGCACCCATCTGGAGTCACTCTCGAGCAAAAGATCAAGATGATTGATCCGCTGCTTGCTGAGATTAAATAA
- a CDS encoding sodium/proton-translocating pyrophosphatase: protein MLLALLVPGMAFASGGEDVTLQFSNADAIYLYISLVFGAIALVAGFAYRGKVLSASTGDEKMQEVGKAIRDGALAYLRQQRTTIGIFVVLLSVGLYALYVGKFGPMIAIQLVVSFILGVTASYVAGYLGMDMAVNANMRTAAAALTSYKKSLEVSFQAGAVAGLITVGMGLIGATLIFLVAKENAMKLLVGFGFGGSLAALFMRVGGGIYTKAADVGADLVGKVEAGIPEDDPRNPAVIADNVGDNVGDCAGMAADVFESYEVTLVAAIVLGAATAVIFPQDVWMKLIIFALMARGVGIIASIIGIGMVKGSDDLNSDPLARISKGFQGSAAVATVLTIGLAYFLMGGMPSQNPVITASSLKSVEVYQRAEQQMVHKVANAIAAKAAVAKKGVNDIIVDLGAKRADKDTKMITADEVMKDTRIAGIMSGLGFKTLAASEVKNAETEEQKKNFFTPEEFKNAVVVPLIGQEATADKKFTADLSTLSPDLVMEDAGIQKAAEGSGLPVDQYKVAAVQQALGMTDEQLNAPVKKMEGFAKLSWTDSRIANYTVQVPASEMGQPPVYKGLAEAFKDQPLDKQYVVYKLGIEQTPPSSGPERPKPMKTTVLYGPVIKEAADKQIADALKNPQGGLKVDKLAIFPTELLMDKKGRLAVGVISKSISDSKAGVKELGVNLDNAQRMTGFGGLTYFREKKDVVEKAMAGNPTAGPKAENAEFGVSATTVADWWRFFLCIFFGIAMAFAFERMTDYYVSAHKRPVQEVAGVASAGPAPMVIQGFALGLESSVFSVLAICVSLVMPLMVFPPDLYGGYVLSFYGIALVGLGLLTTTGYILAMDTFGPISDNAQGVFEMSGAGHTNPEGALAVQRLDAAGNTTKALTKGFAIATAVVAAVALFHSYIEAAKLTTAGMPLEAPEVFVGLLVGGAAPFLFAAFLINAVGRASFNLIGEVRRQFREDPGIMAGTSKPDYARCVAIVTAAAQKELLGPGILAIALPMLVVMLLAVGKPTTMVDGNEYNLVGAQALGGFLAGTILTGQLLAVVLANSGGIWDNAKKVIEDGMHGGKGTEAHKAGVVCDTVGDPFKDTAGPALNPLIKVMNLVALLAAPYVIFPGNDNVRLIGSGVCLAALIYAIYVSKKGSIATEMQSMTEEGK from the coding sequence ATGCTTCTCGCGTTGCTAGTGCCAGGAATGGCGTTCGCATCCGGAGGTGAGGATGTCACGTTGCAATTTAGCAACGCAGACGCTATCTATCTCTACATTTCGCTTGTGTTCGGTGCAATTGCACTGGTCGCAGGCTTTGCATACCGTGGCAAAGTTCTTTCGGCGTCTACGGGCGACGAGAAGATGCAAGAAGTCGGAAAGGCCATTCGTGATGGCGCGCTCGCATATTTGCGACAGCAGCGAACAACGATTGGTATTTTCGTTGTTCTGCTCAGCGTCGGTCTTTACGCACTTTACGTCGGCAAGTTCGGCCCGATGATTGCGATCCAATTGGTCGTATCTTTCATCTTGGGTGTGACTGCTAGCTATGTCGCTGGTTATCTCGGCATGGATATGGCGGTTAACGCAAACATGCGAACTGCCGCCGCCGCGCTCACTAGCTACAAGAAGTCGTTGGAAGTGAGCTTCCAAGCTGGCGCCGTCGCTGGTTTGATCACCGTTGGTATGGGCCTTATCGGCGCAACGTTGATCTTCTTGGTCGCTAAAGAAAACGCCATGAAGTTGCTCGTTGGCTTCGGTTTTGGTGGTTCGCTCGCCGCGCTCTTTATGCGTGTTGGCGGTGGAATTTACACCAAGGCTGCTGACGTTGGAGCTGACTTGGTTGGTAAGGTCGAAGCTGGAATTCCAGAAGACGACCCACGAAACCCAGCCGTTATTGCTGACAACGTTGGAGACAACGTCGGCGACTGCGCTGGTATGGCTGCAGACGTCTTTGAATCGTACGAAGTCACCTTGGTTGCTGCTATCGTTCTCGGTGCGGCCACTGCAGTTATCTTCCCACAAGATGTGTGGATGAAGCTGATCATCTTCGCCTTGATGGCTCGTGGCGTTGGAATCATCGCTTCGATCATCGGTATCGGCATGGTGAAGGGTTCGGACGATCTTAACTCCGATCCTTTGGCACGAATCTCCAAGGGTTTCCAGGGTTCGGCTGCTGTGGCAACCGTTCTCACGATTGGCCTCGCTTACTTCCTTATGGGCGGTATGCCAAGCCAGAATCCAGTCATTACTGCATCCTCGCTCAAGTCGGTTGAAGTTTATCAACGCGCCGAGCAGCAGATGGTTCACAAGGTCGCCAATGCGATCGCTGCCAAGGCTGCTGTTGCTAAGAAGGGTGTCAATGACATCATCGTAGACCTCGGTGCCAAGCGCGCAGACAAGGACACTAAGATGATTACTGCGGACGAGGTCATGAAAGACACTCGAATCGCCGGAATCATGTCCGGTCTTGGATTCAAGACTCTTGCTGCTAGCGAAGTTAAGAACGCAGAAACCGAAGAACAGAAGAAGAACTTCTTCACTCCTGAAGAGTTCAAGAATGCTGTTGTCGTGCCACTGATTGGCCAAGAAGCAACTGCTGATAAGAAGTTCACCGCCGATCTTTCCACCTTGAGCCCAGATCTCGTGATGGAAGATGCCGGTATCCAAAAGGCTGCTGAAGGTAGCGGTCTCCCAGTCGATCAATACAAGGTCGCTGCTGTGCAGCAAGCCTTGGGTATGACCGATGAGCAACTCAATGCCCCTGTCAAGAAGATGGAAGGCTTTGCGAAGCTCAGCTGGACTGATTCGCGAATCGCTAATTACACTGTTCAGGTTCCTGCCTCTGAAATGGGCCAGCCACCTGTCTACAAGGGATTGGCTGAAGCGTTTAAGGATCAGCCACTCGATAAGCAATACGTGGTGTACAAGCTCGGAATCGAGCAAACCCCACCATCGTCTGGTCCTGAGCGACCAAAGCCAATGAAGACCACGGTTCTTTATGGACCAGTCATCAAGGAAGCGGCTGACAAGCAGATTGCAGACGCACTGAAGAATCCGCAGGGCGGCTTGAAGGTTGACAAGTTGGCAATCTTCCCAACCGAACTGCTCATGGACAAGAAGGGCCGACTCGCCGTTGGTGTCATTTCCAAATCGATCAGCGATTCAAAGGCTGGCGTGAAGGAACTTGGCGTCAACCTCGACAACGCTCAGCGAATGACCGGATTCGGCGGGCTCACTTACTTCCGAGAGAAGAAGGATGTCGTCGAGAAGGCAATGGCTGGAAATCCAACCGCTGGACCAAAGGCAGAGAATGCTGAATTTGGTGTCTCTGCAACGACTGTTGCAGATTGGTGGAGATTCTTCCTCTGCATCTTCTTCGGTATCGCGATGGCATTTGCTTTCGAGCGAATGACCGACTACTACGTCAGTGCTCACAAGCGACCTGTGCAAGAAGTTGCCGGTGTTGCAAGTGCTGGCCCTGCTCCAATGGTGATCCAAGGTTTTGCTTTGGGTCTCGAATCCAGCGTGTTCTCGGTGCTTGCCATCTGTGTCTCGCTGGTGATGCCGCTCATGGTGTTCCCGCCAGATCTTTATGGTGGATATGTCTTGAGCTTCTACGGAATCGCTCTCGTGGGTCTTGGTCTTCTGACGACCACTGGCTATATCTTGGCGATGGATACCTTCGGTCCGATCAGCGACAACGCTCAAGGCGTTTTCGAAATGTCGGGTGCCGGTCACACCAATCCAGAAGGCGCGCTAGCTGTTCAACGGCTGGACGCTGCTGGAAACACCACCAAGGCTCTGACCAAGGGCTTTGCAATCGCAACTGCAGTTGTTGCTGCGGTCGCACTGTTCCACAGCTACATCGAAGCTGCAAAGCTGACGACTGCTGGAATGCCGCTTGAGGCTCCAGAAGTGTTCGTCGGATTGCTGGTTGGTGGTGCTGCTCCGTTCCTGTTCGCTGCGTTCTTGATCAACGCTGTGGGCCGAGCTTCGTTCAACTTGATCGGTGAGGTTCGCCGACAGTTCCGCGAAGATCCAGGCATCATGGCTGGTACAAGCAAGCCGGACTATGCACGATGCGTGGCAATCGTCACCGCAGCTGCTCAAAAGGAACTCCTCGGCCCTGGCATCTTGGCAATCGCATTGCCAATGCTGGTCGTGATGCTCCTTGCAGTTGGCAAGCCAACGACGATGGTGGATGGCAACGAATACAACCTGGTTGGTGCTCAAGCTCTGGGCGGCTTCCTTGCTGGAACCATTCTCACTGGCCAATTGCTGGCTGTGGTCTTGGCTAACTCCGGCGGTATTTGGGACAACGCAAAGAAGGTCATTGAAGATGGTATGCACGGCGGTAAGGGCACCGAAGCTCACAAGGCTGGTGTGGTCTGCGACACCGTTGGCGACCCATTCAAGGACACTGCTGGTCCTGCTCTCAACCCGCTCATCAAGGTGATGAACCTGGTGGCGTTGTTGGCTGCTCCGTACGTCATCTTCCCAGGCAACGACAACGTCCGATTGATCGGATCTGGCGTCTGCTTGGCTGCACTGATCTACGCGATCTACGTCAGCAAGAAGGGTTCGATTGCTACCGAAATGCAGTCGATGACCGAAGAAGGCAAGTAA
- a CDS encoding TlpA family protein disulfide reductase, with protein sequence MKKFALGSLMAVCAAALIVPATAQNATTNKLLGKPMVPFKMTGLDGKTYTNANFKGKVVLMDFWATWCGPCKAASPKLQEMHTNLKSKGLMVVGANAGERVKDGSTAKAYVKEHGYNYLFTYNNDKLFEAVGTQGYPTFVIIDRKGVVRDVVLGFQESKIKATVTKLLAEK encoded by the coding sequence ATGAAGAAATTTGCACTAGGTTCATTAATGGCGGTCTGCGCCGCGGCGTTGATCGTTCCGGCCACGGCACAAAACGCCACCACAAACAAGCTGCTCGGCAAGCCGATGGTCCCATTCAAGATGACCGGACTCGACGGCAAAACTTATACAAATGCCAATTTTAAGGGCAAAGTTGTACTCATGGATTTCTGGGCAACATGGTGCGGCCCCTGCAAAGCAGCTTCGCCAAAATTGCAAGAAATGCACACCAATCTTAAATCTAAGGGATTGATGGTCGTCGGTGCTAACGCTGGCGAGCGCGTGAAGGACGGTTCGACCGCCAAGGCTTATGTCAAGGAGCACGGATACAACTATCTTTTCACTTATAACAACGACAAGTTGTTTGAAGCTGTTGGAACCCAGGGCTATCCGACATTCGTGATTATCGACCGCAAGGGCGTCGTACGAGATGTTGTGCTCGGATTCCAAGAATCTAAGATCAAAGCAACCGTCACCAAACTTTTGGCTGAAAAGTAA
- a CDS encoding S8 family serine peptidase gives MNWFAVLSAFGLASYGAATPPRLFFKLKPEIPIEIAGGAIQSKLGTEIQPDFAGIPRLALVSFPSDAALKSALTDLEKTGWFEYIEEDGVIAGTTFSIPNDPLFNQQWGFRNTGQSGGTTDFDLNIDPAWDLQQGQSFVKVLIIDNGVQGDHADLTLGFGANFNGQPGNGTPVSTFDNHGTCVAGVIGAKLNNALLVAGIAPGVTIGSARPHVMTSANGFTAQASDIVAAIGYSLTTGCRITNNSNGYATAFQSVADAYASTRAAGVAHFAASGNSGVLAISNPANLPTVFAVGGVDRFGGIWSNSNFGPEQDFVGPALDIRLLDRDPGGYSGTGSVNLSGTSFASPAVAGIAALAVSANRYLTPDGIHTVLASTARDLEALGWDIYAGWGLPRADAAVQKALNYRLIGNLLLQNRQSPVDSIQVSYDLPTKLQDGSFTGSVGAFNWLAPVGPFEVSISSRPFLTKKFALNNSSTVNLGNVTLVNGDVNGDNEIGAGDFDQIVAKFGLTVGDSLYSAYADLDGDGEIGSTDFDIVVGNFGQSGE, from the coding sequence ATGAATTGGTTTGCGGTGCTGTCCGCATTCGGGTTGGCGAGTTATGGGGCGGCAACGCCGCCCCGGCTCTTCTTCAAACTGAAACCCGAAATCCCCATCGAAATCGCTGGCGGCGCCATTCAATCCAAGCTCGGAACAGAAATCCAGCCTGATTTTGCGGGAATTCCGCGGCTTGCCTTAGTTTCCTTCCCTTCTGATGCGGCTTTGAAATCCGCGCTCACCGATTTAGAGAAGACCGGCTGGTTTGAATACATCGAAGAAGATGGCGTGATCGCCGGTACCACTTTTTCCATCCCAAATGATCCCCTTTTTAACCAGCAATGGGGATTTCGAAACACCGGGCAATCCGGCGGAACCACCGATTTTGACCTCAATATTGATCCTGCATGGGATTTGCAGCAAGGGCAATCTTTTGTTAAAGTCCTGATCATTGATAACGGCGTGCAAGGTGACCACGCGGACCTCACGCTTGGTTTTGGCGCGAATTTTAATGGCCAGCCGGGCAACGGGACTCCTGTTAGTACGTTCGATAACCACGGAACTTGTGTCGCAGGTGTCATTGGCGCGAAGCTGAACAACGCTCTTTTGGTCGCGGGAATTGCTCCTGGAGTGACGATTGGAAGCGCTCGCCCGCACGTGATGACCAGCGCAAACGGATTCACCGCTCAGGCCAGCGATATCGTCGCCGCGATCGGCTATTCCCTCACTACCGGATGCCGCATCACCAACAATTCGAACGGATATGCGACCGCTTTTCAGTCTGTTGCAGACGCCTACGCCAGTACAAGAGCCGCGGGCGTCGCGCACTTTGCTGCATCAGGAAATAGCGGCGTTTTAGCAATTTCTAACCCAGCGAATCTTCCGACGGTCTTTGCTGTTGGAGGTGTAGATCGATTTGGAGGAATCTGGTCGAATTCAAATTTCGGTCCTGAACAAGATTTTGTTGGGCCAGCACTCGATATTCGGCTGCTAGACCGAGATCCTGGGGGCTATTCTGGAACCGGATCGGTGAATCTGTCCGGAACATCGTTCGCTTCTCCTGCTGTGGCGGGAATTGCCGCACTCGCGGTGAGCGCGAATCGATATTTGACGCCAGATGGAATACATACCGTTCTGGCATCTACTGCGCGGGACTTGGAAGCGTTAGGTTGGGATATTTATGCTGGATGGGGATTGCCCAGGGCTGACGCCGCAGTCCAAAAAGCACTCAATTATCGCCTTATTGGGAATTTATTGTTGCAAAATCGGCAATCTCCGGTGGATTCCATCCAAGTTTCGTACGATCTTCCCACCAAACTCCAGGATGGATCGTTCACGGGATCGGTGGGTGCCTTCAATTGGCTTGCTCCAGTGGGACCTTTTGAAGTCTCCATCAGTTCCCGCCCGTTTTTGACGAAGAAATTTGCGCTCAACAACAGTTCCACAGTGAATTTAGGCAACGTTACGCTGGTTAATGGTGACGTTAACGGCGATAACGAGATCGGCGCAGGGGATTTTGATCAAATCGTCGCGAAATTTGGGCTAACTGTGGGCGATAGCTTGTACTCCGCCTATGCGGATTTGGACGGCGACGGAGAAATCGGTTCAACAGACTTTGATATCGTTGTCGGTAACTTCGGCCAAAGCGGCGAATAG